The Bos javanicus breed banteng chromosome 11, ARS-OSU_banteng_1.0, whole genome shotgun sequence genome includes a window with the following:
- the AK1 gene encoding adenylate kinase isoenzyme 1 isoform X2 has protein sequence MEEKLKKTKIIFVVGGPGSGKGTQCEKIVQKYGFTHLSTGDLLRAEVSSGSARGKMLSEIMEKGQLVPLETVLDMLRDAMVAKVDTSKGFLIDGYPREVQQGEEFERRIAQPTLLLYVDAGPETMTKRLLKRGETSGRVDDNEETIKKRLETYYKATEPVIAFYEKRGIVRKVNAEGSVDNVFSQVCTHLDALK, from the exons ATGGAAG agaagctgaagaaaaccaagatcatcttTGTGGTGG GCGGGCCCGGCTCGGGGAAGGGCACCCAGTGTGAGAAGATTGTGCAGAAGTACGGCTTCACCCACCTCTCCACCGGAGACCTCCTGCGGGCCGAGGTCAGCTCAGGCTCGGCTAGGGGCAAGATGCTGTCAGAAATCATGGAGAAGGGGCAGCTGGTGCCACTG GAGACAGTACTGGACATGCTCCGAGACGCCATGGTGGCCAAGGTAGATACTTCCAAAGGCTTTCTGATCGACGGCTACCCCCGGGAGGTGCAGCAGGGGGAGGAGTTTGAGCGGAGG ATCGCACAGCCCACACTACTGCTGTATGTGGACGCCGGCCCTGAGACCATGACCAAGAGGCTCCTGAAGCGCGGAGAGACCAGCGGACGTGTGGACGACAACGAAGAGACCATCAAGAAGCGTCTGGAAACCTACTACAAGGCCACAGAGCCCGTCATCGCCTTCTACGAGAAACGCGGCATTGTTCGCAAG GTCAACGCTGAAGGCTCTGTGGACAATGTCTTCTCCCAGGTCTGCACCCACCTGGACGCCCTCAAGTAG
- the AK1 gene encoding adenylate kinase isoenzyme 1 isoform X1, which yields MLWLPTPHWYRLGEAGDGQAQSLRGEGWGTQQTGTMGACCSGTDPRIMEDSRAREKLKKTKIIFVVGGPGSGKGTQCEKIVQKYGFTHLSTGDLLRAEVSSGSARGKMLSEIMEKGQLVPLETVLDMLRDAMVAKVDTSKGFLIDGYPREVQQGEEFERRIAQPTLLLYVDAGPETMTKRLLKRGETSGRVDDNEETIKKRLETYYKATEPVIAFYEKRGIVRKVNAEGSVDNVFSQVCTHLDALK from the exons ATGTTGTGGTTGCCAACTCCACACTGGTACCGCCTAGGGGAGGCAGGCGATGGGCAGGCCCAGAGCCTGAGGGGGGAAGGCTGGGGGACACAGCAGACCGGGACCATGGGGGCCTGCTGCTCGGGGACAGACCCCCGCATCATGGAAGACTCTAGAGCCAGAG agaagctgaagaaaaccaagatcatcttTGTGGTGG GCGGGCCCGGCTCGGGGAAGGGCACCCAGTGTGAGAAGATTGTGCAGAAGTACGGCTTCACCCACCTCTCCACCGGAGACCTCCTGCGGGCCGAGGTCAGCTCAGGCTCGGCTAGGGGCAAGATGCTGTCAGAAATCATGGAGAAGGGGCAGCTGGTGCCACTG GAGACAGTACTGGACATGCTCCGAGACGCCATGGTGGCCAAGGTAGATACTTCCAAAGGCTTTCTGATCGACGGCTACCCCCGGGAGGTGCAGCAGGGGGAGGAGTTTGAGCGGAGG ATCGCACAGCCCACACTACTGCTGTATGTGGACGCCGGCCCTGAGACCATGACCAAGAGGCTCCTGAAGCGCGGAGAGACCAGCGGACGTGTGGACGACAACGAAGAGACCATCAAGAAGCGTCTGGAAACCTACTACAAGGCCACAGAGCCCGTCATCGCCTTCTACGAGAAACGCGGCATTGTTCGCAAG GTCAACGCTGAAGGCTCTGTGGACAATGTCTTCTCCCAGGTCTGCACCCACCTGGACGCCCTCAAGTAG
- the ST6GALNAC6 gene encoding alpha-N-acetylgalactosaminide alpha-2,6-sialyltransferase 6 isoform X4 — protein sequence MKSNKEQRSAVFVILFALITILILYSSSSANEVFHYGSLRGRTRRPVNLRKWSITDGYIPILGNKTLPSRCGQCVIVTSSSHLLGTKLGPEIERAECTIRMNDAPTTGYSADVGNKTTFRVVAHSSVFHVLRRPQEFVNRTPETVFIFWGPPNKMQKPQGSLVRVIQRAGLVFPNMEAYAISLSRMRQFDDLFRSETGKDREKSHSWLSTGWFTMVIAVELCDHVHVYGMVPPDYCSLRPHLQRMPYHYYEPKGPDECVTYIQNENSRKGNHHRFITEKRVFSSWAQLYGITFSHPSWT from the exons ATGAAGAGCAACAAA GAGCAGCGGTCAGCAGTGTTCGTGATCCTCTTTGCCCTCATCACCATCCTCATCCTCTACAGCTCCAGCAGTGCCAATGAGGTCTTTCATTATGGCTCCCTGCGGGGCCGGACACGCCGGCCTGTCAACCTCAGAAAGTGGAGCATCACTGACGGATACATCCCCATTCTTGGCAACAAG ACGCTGCCCTCCAGGTGCGGCCAGTGTGTGATTGTCACCAGCTCCAGCCACCTGCTGGGCACCAAGCTGGGTCCTGAGATCGAACGGGCCGAGTGCACAATCCGCATGAACGACGCACCCACTACGGGCTACTCGGCCGATGTGGGCAACAAGACCACCTTCCGCGTGGTGGCCCATTCCAGCGTATTCCATGTGCTGCGGAGGCCTCAGGAGTTTGTCAACCGGACCCCTGAAACTGTGTTCATCTTCTGGGGCCCCCCAAACAAGATGcagaagccccagggaagcctggtgcgcgtCATCCAGCGGGCAGGCCTGGTGTTCCCCAACATGGAGGCCTATGCCATCTCCCTCAGCCGCATGCGCCAGTTTGACGACCTCTTCCGGAGTGAGACAGGCAAGGACAG GGAAAAGTCCCACTCGTGGTTGAGCACAGGCTGGTTCACCATGGTGATTGCAGTGGAGTTGTGTGACCATGTGCACGTCTATGGCATGGTGCCCCCCGACTACTGCAG CCTGCGGCCCCACCTGCAGCGTATGCCCTACCACTACTATGAGCCCAAGGGGCCAGACGAATGTGTCACCTACATCCAGAACGAGAACAGCCGCAAGGGCAACCACCACCGCTTCATCACGGAGAAGAGGGTCTTCTCATCCTGGGCCCAGCTGTACGGAATCACCTTCTCCCACCCCTCCTGGACCTAG
- the ST6GALNAC6 gene encoding alpha-N-acetylgalactosaminide alpha-2,6-sialyltransferase 6 isoform X3, producing the protein MACPRPLSQCDHTPLPGPPAGHWPLPLSRRRREMKSNKEQRSAVFVILFALITILILYSSSSANEVFHYGSLRGRTRRPVNLRKWSITDGYIPILGNKTLPSRCGQCVIVTSSSHLLGTKLGPEIERAECTIRMNDAPTTGYSADVGNKTTFRVVAHSSVFHVLRRPQEFVNRTPETVFIFWGPPNKMQKPQGSLVRVIQRAGLVFPNMEAYAISLSRMRQFDDLFRSETGKDREKSHSWLSTGWFTMVIAVELCDHVHVYGMVPPDYCSLRPHLQRMPYHYYEPKGPDECVTYIQNENSRKGNHHRFITEKRVFSSWAQLYGITFSHPSWT; encoded by the exons ATGGCTTGCCCGAGGCCCCTCAGCCA GTGTGACCACACACCCCTACCTGGGCCACCTGCAGGACACTGGCCCCTGCCCCTCAGCAGACGCCGGAGAGAGATGAAGAGCAACAAA GAGCAGCGGTCAGCAGTGTTCGTGATCCTCTTTGCCCTCATCACCATCCTCATCCTCTACAGCTCCAGCAGTGCCAATGAGGTCTTTCATTATGGCTCCCTGCGGGGCCGGACACGCCGGCCTGTCAACCTCAGAAAGTGGAGCATCACTGACGGATACATCCCCATTCTTGGCAACAAG ACGCTGCCCTCCAGGTGCGGCCAGTGTGTGATTGTCACCAGCTCCAGCCACCTGCTGGGCACCAAGCTGGGTCCTGAGATCGAACGGGCCGAGTGCACAATCCGCATGAACGACGCACCCACTACGGGCTACTCGGCCGATGTGGGCAACAAGACCACCTTCCGCGTGGTGGCCCATTCCAGCGTATTCCATGTGCTGCGGAGGCCTCAGGAGTTTGTCAACCGGACCCCTGAAACTGTGTTCATCTTCTGGGGCCCCCCAAACAAGATGcagaagccccagggaagcctggtgcgcgtCATCCAGCGGGCAGGCCTGGTGTTCCCCAACATGGAGGCCTATGCCATCTCCCTCAGCCGCATGCGCCAGTTTGACGACCTCTTCCGGAGTGAGACAGGCAAGGACAG GGAAAAGTCCCACTCGTGGTTGAGCACAGGCTGGTTCACCATGGTGATTGCAGTGGAGTTGTGTGACCATGTGCACGTCTATGGCATGGTGCCCCCCGACTACTGCAG CCTGCGGCCCCACCTGCAGCGTATGCCCTACCACTACTATGAGCCCAAGGGGCCAGACGAATGTGTCACCTACATCCAGAACGAGAACAGCCGCAAGGGCAACCACCACCGCTTCATCACGGAGAAGAGGGTCTTCTCATCCTGGGCCCAGCTGTACGGAATCACCTTCTCCCACCCCTCCTGGACCTAG
- the ST6GALNAC6 gene encoding alpha-N-acetylgalactosaminide alpha-2,6-sialyltransferase 6 isoform X2 yields MESLSGPPAHLQGPGGTAENGSEALGQLCHQNSQLEGGMQGTFLAHPRCDHTPLPGPPAGHWPLPLSRRRREMKSNKEQRSAVFVILFALITILILYSSSSANEVFHYGSLRGRTRRPVNLRKWSITDGYIPILGNKTLPSRCGQCVIVTSSSHLLGTKLGPEIERAECTIRMNDAPTTGYSADVGNKTTFRVVAHSSVFHVLRRPQEFVNRTPETVFIFWGPPNKMQKPQGSLVRVIQRAGLVFPNMEAYAISLSRMRQFDDLFRSETGKDREKSHSWLSTGWFTMVIAVELCDHVHVYGMVPPDYCSLRPHLQRMPYHYYEPKGPDECVTYIQNENSRKGNHHRFITEKRVFSSWAQLYGITFSHPSWT; encoded by the exons ATGGAATCACTCAGTGGACCTCCTGCACATCTCCAGGGCCCTGGAGGCACAGCAGAGAATGGGAGTGAGGCCCTGGGCCAGCTGTGCCATCAGAACTCTCAGCTGGAAGGTGGCATGCAGGGGACATTCCTGGCCCACCCCAG GTGTGACCACACACCCCTACCTGGGCCACCTGCAGGACACTGGCCCCTGCCCCTCAGCAGACGCCGGAGAGAGATGAAGAGCAACAAA GAGCAGCGGTCAGCAGTGTTCGTGATCCTCTTTGCCCTCATCACCATCCTCATCCTCTACAGCTCCAGCAGTGCCAATGAGGTCTTTCATTATGGCTCCCTGCGGGGCCGGACACGCCGGCCTGTCAACCTCAGAAAGTGGAGCATCACTGACGGATACATCCCCATTCTTGGCAACAAG ACGCTGCCCTCCAGGTGCGGCCAGTGTGTGATTGTCACCAGCTCCAGCCACCTGCTGGGCACCAAGCTGGGTCCTGAGATCGAACGGGCCGAGTGCACAATCCGCATGAACGACGCACCCACTACGGGCTACTCGGCCGATGTGGGCAACAAGACCACCTTCCGCGTGGTGGCCCATTCCAGCGTATTCCATGTGCTGCGGAGGCCTCAGGAGTTTGTCAACCGGACCCCTGAAACTGTGTTCATCTTCTGGGGCCCCCCAAACAAGATGcagaagccccagggaagcctggtgcgcgtCATCCAGCGGGCAGGCCTGGTGTTCCCCAACATGGAGGCCTATGCCATCTCCCTCAGCCGCATGCGCCAGTTTGACGACCTCTTCCGGAGTGAGACAGGCAAGGACAG GGAAAAGTCCCACTCGTGGTTGAGCACAGGCTGGTTCACCATGGTGATTGCAGTGGAGTTGTGTGACCATGTGCACGTCTATGGCATGGTGCCCCCCGACTACTGCAG CCTGCGGCCCCACCTGCAGCGTATGCCCTACCACTACTATGAGCCCAAGGGGCCAGACGAATGTGTCACCTACATCCAGAACGAGAACAGCCGCAAGGGCAACCACCACCGCTTCATCACGGAGAAGAGGGTCTTCTCATCCTGGGCCCAGCTGTACGGAATCACCTTCTCCCACCCCTCCTGGACCTAG